The Deltaproteobacteria bacterium PRO3 genome segment CCGGCCTCGGCCAGTCCCTTGCCCGAAATACCCTTGAGGAAGTTGACGCGCCACGCATTGAGGTCGCGGTTTTTCAGCTGGTCGAGCCCAGCTTGTAGGTCTTCAAGCCGCAGCGTGGTCACCTCTTCCCAACTCTTGGTTCCGAAGACTTCCTCGAGCAGGGCGATGCGGGCCTTTTTCGCCGGGATCCCAGTACCGTCCAGATCAGCCTCGACGAACTCGCTTTTGATGAGATCGAGGGTGATCTCGGTCTGCTTCTGCCGTCGGGCCCAGGAATGGTCCGTGGACTCGAATAGATCCTCCGAGGTCGTGGACGTGTCGAGGCCCAGGTGGTCGCCTTTGATGTTCAGGAAGTTGACCACCGTGCGGAAGTCCTTGTACTTCGGATAGTCGATCCACTTCCCGTTCATGGTGTTGGTGCGGTCCTTAAGCACCGTGCAGCGGTTGATGAAGCCCTTCCCTTCGGCGGGGATCCGCTCCATCTCGAGCGAAAGACTGGGCTCATACCCGAATTCTCCCTCGGCCTTCATCTTTGTTCCGGTCTTGACTAAGTCCTTCTTGCCGCTCTCATCCTTTTCGAAGTCGTACTCGTAGCCAGCTCGACCGCAGATGATCGCGTGCAGACGGGCGTTGAGATACAGATCGGTAAAGTGCCGCCACTCGGCCTTGATCGGGCCCCAATCTTGGAAGAGCAGCCCGTTTTGGCGGTTCTTCTTGCGCTCGTAGGCCTCGCGCAGCTCCGTCCAGACATGCGAAATCGAGTCGATGATGGCAACCGAGCAGACCTGCTGCGCCTCCTGCATGAAGGTGATAAGGTCCTTAAAGGCCCGGCCCTTGTGGACGAGCAACTGGATGCCTGCCGCAGTGAAACGGCTGATGACATAATCGGACCCGGTTTCGGTGTCGAAGAAAGCTACCGGTTTCCCATCCCCAATTTCCTTGCTCAGCCCGATGGCTAGCTCGGTGGCGGTAAAGGTCTTGCCGGAGCCAGCGAAACCGTGGATGCCGGCCTTCAAAAAAGCGGTCGTGTTGACGGCGGGTTTCAAAAGTGACAGCCCTCCGAGGTTGACTTTTTTTTGTTCCTGGGTCATAAAGAAGCCTCCATTCTCAAGTTTACAAAACCAGCCCCGAGTTACAGCTCGGGGCTTTCTTTTTCAGATTTCGCAAATCCTCTGATTCACCACCGCCATCGGCTCCTGGACGACCGCGCCGTCCGGCTCGTTGATCGGCGCATCCATGCTCGGGCAGGAGGCATGATAGAAGCGCCAGTCGCCGTCCGAATCCTGCTCGGCGTCGAAGGCCTCGCGGTTCTCGATGGGCTTCCCGCAGTCGGCGCACTCGCGGCCGTCCGGCTCGGGGATCTCCTGCCCCATGCAGACTTCGCAGGTGCAGACTCCAAACATGCTCATGCTGTGGTTGCTCATCCCGTCTTCCTTTCTTGGTTTTTACCCGGAACCAAAGACGACCGAAGATCAAAGCCCCTGTCCTCTGCCACCCAGGCCTCGAGCTTCTCTTTGACGAAGCGCCAGCGCGCCCGGGCCCCGAGGCCCATCCGCTTCGCCGGCATCCCGGCGGCGATCAGGCTCGGCAGCGCGTCGCGGAACGACTTGACGTTCCGGTATCGGAGGAGTTTCGCGGCTTCCTGAGTGTTGAGGATCTCCATTCAAACCTTGCCTTTGCGTCTTTTGGGCGCCCCCAAGGAGGCGGTAGACTTTAGGCAGCCTTTTCTTTTTTGAGGTCATCGACGGGGCAGCCAATCGCCGCGGCGAGAGCCTCGATCCAGGCAAAGGGGAGAGACTTCCAGCTTCGCACCGTCTTCTCCCATTTGCAGATCGTGGCATCGTGGAAGCCGTTGGGGTGGTCATCAGTCACCGCCAAGGCGGCCACCTCTTTTGCGGTTTTCCCGGCCCGCACCCGCATCAACCTCAAGTTTTCGCCAAAAGTGAGTTCCATAACTTTGATGATAGCCAAGTTATGCTTTATCAACTCAGCTGTCAACTGAGTTTATGGATATAAAATTAGTTATTGGCTAAGTATTTGCCATGATTGAGAAAAAACCTTCGCCACTTCTTCAGAAGATTTTCGAGGTTCGAAAGGCGAAGGGGATTACCTTGAAGCAACTTGGCAAAGTCATTGGAAATATTAGTGAATCTGGCGCAAGCTCCGTGGAGAACGGAGATGTGCCGCTGAAGGCCGAATATTTACCGGCCGTCGCCAAGTTGCTTGGGGTCAAGGTTTGGGAGCTATTTTCTTCCTATGACCCGAGAGACCTCGGGCCACTTCAAGATGAGGAGAAATCCCTTGTACTGAATTTTCGCGGCATTGACTCCCCAAAAAATCGGAAGATTATTTTGGAGACGGCTGAGGAGTTTGCAAAAATTGGGAAATAGCATGGTTGATTACCTCCCTCTCCCTACCCTTGGGTTGATGTTGAGGGAGCGGGGCTAGGATGAATAAAAACCTTTTGGCAATTCTGATTGTGGTCCTTCTTGGGTTTATTTGGTTTGGCGCCAGGCCATCTTATATCCGCCATATGTGTGAAGGAGAGAGCGATCAACATATTGCTAGGCTGATGACCAAGATTCCCAAAAACGATTCATTCCCTGCCGCAACACGTCAGTTTATTTTGCAGGAAAAATCCTTGGCTTATCTTAACTGCATCAGATTCAACGGACTCAAAGAATAACGGGTAAGGAGAAAGGAAAAACCATGCTCCGCACAGCACTCATCGCCTCCCTACTCCTGCTCGCCGTCGCCGCCGAGGCCGGCGAGCCCAAGCAGTACCAGAAGGCCCGCCTCCTCGACATGGGCTACCAAACCCAGGCCATCACCTCCTACTGGAACACCGCGACCGTGAACGCCTACGGCAACACGGCCACGGGCTACGGCTCCAGCGCCCCGATCACACGCCGGTACAAGGAATTCAATTTCATCGTCGCCCTTGATGGGATCCTCTATCAGACCGAGTATTCGGCGAAGTACCTCTGGAGCCACAAGCCGCAGTGGATCGTTGGGGACGAGATCGAGGTCCGCCTGGACAAGGACAAGATGTTCCTGCGCAAGCCCGACGGGAAGGAGTTGAAAACCTCCATCGTGCAGCGGGTCCGCATCCCGGCGCCGCCGATCGCGCAGCATGAGACCGGGAATCCCGGTTGAACTCACAAGGATTTCTTAAGGGTTCAATGACCAGAATAAACCGTCTTTTTAACGGTTTCCCGTGAAACTTTATTTTTGGGCAAGGCTCTCCCTGTGACGGTGATCGGCCCCAGAATTTGGGGCTTTTTGGATCAGGCAGCGAAATAAAAAAAAAGCGCGGGTCTGAATTTCGCCGGACATCTATGGTCTGAGAGAGTGAGAAGGACGCGATATAGCGCTGGATGCGTTTTTAGAGTGTCGCCAGCACTTTTGGGTATCACCGCCGGCCTTCGCCGGATCCAGCCTTGTCCCTTTCGGAGGATGTCTAAATCTTACTCGGGCGGTCGAGGGTCGGGATTGCTCCCGCGAAAAAGCCGCCGCGGCATCCTCACTTCCCAGGGTCTCGAGATTTTTCCGCCCTTTCGGTTCTCGTCGCGGTGGGTGCGTTATCGAGGGGCCCCCAAGATCTCATCTCTTGCGAGACCCCTTCTAAAATTCACATTTTTTGGGCCGGTTCAGCAGGGTATTTTTTTACCCACGTAATAATGCGGTATCATCTATATATGATATTTCTTTGCCTGGTTTATCCTGGCTTATTTTTTTATTGGCGAAGGCTCAAAAAAAATGTCCTGAATTCGAAGTCCATCCTAACAGCTCATAATAATTCAAGAAAATATTGGTGGTATTTTTTAACCCATCTCGTTATTGCTATTTTCCGCGATAAATGCGATAAGGTGGGTACTCACTTCCCAGTGATAAACCCAAAAAGGTTTGACCCCGGCAATGCGTCGGGGTTTTTTATTTTCCCAGCGACCGCACGGCCTTCTTGAGGCTCTCGCCCAGCGAGTGTGCGTAGCGCTCGGTCGTGGTGGACCGCGAGTGTCCGAGGAGGGTCTGCACCGCGCGCAGGTCGCCGGTGTTCTTTAAGACCTGGGTCGCGAAGAAATGCCGGAGGGCGTAGGGGAAGGCGCCCTTGACCTTGGCGCGTTTCGCGGCCTCGCGGAAGGACTTCTTGAAGGACAGGACGTGGCCGCCGGCTCCGTTCGGGAAAAGGTAGTCGTTGGGGCCCTTGCCTTTTTTGAGGAGGCCAAGGGTCAAGCGAAGGCAGGGATGGATCGGAACGACGCGGAAGGTCTTCGTTTTATTCGAGCGGACGATAAGCCCGTCTTTGGTCACGTCCCGGACCTGGAGGGCGACGCCCTCGCCGGGGCGCATGCCGGAATAAGCCAGCAAAAGGTAATATTGCTTCGCCGCCCCTGAGAGCTCCGCGAGGATCTTCTCGACGGCCTTCGGGTCGGCGGCCCGCGGCGGGAGCTTTTCGACCTTCGGAAGCCTGGCGTCGAGGATCGGATTGTGCGAGAGGTAGCGCCGCTCGACGGCGAACTTGTAAGCGCCGCGGAGGGCCTTGGCGACGTTGTGGGCCGAATAGGCCTTGTACCCCTTGGCCGCGAGGTATTTTTCCAAATCCCGGCCCGTCAGCTCGTTGATGAGGGCATCGCCGAAGGTCTTCTCCCCGAAGGCCTGCCGGCAGAAGTGCTCGAGCAGCTTTTCCTCGCGGTCCACGGTGTAGGCGCCTTTCGCTCCGCGAATATCCTCGATGTAGGCGTCGCAGAGCCGACGCAAGGTGATGCGGTGGGCGGCGAGGGGAAGATCGAGGCGGAGGTAGTTGCGGTCGGTCTCGTAGCGCAGCAGGACGGCCTTGGCCTCGGCCTTGGAAATCCGGCCGAGCTTCTTCCAGACTCGCTCGCGCTTGTCGATGAGGACCCAGCCGGTCTTGCGGTAGAAAATAAAAGCCATGGGTTGCAGGAGGGTTGCACCGGAAATGGCATCCGGTGCAACCCATTGAAATCATTGAGCGGGAAACGGGATTCGAACCCGTGGCCCTCAGCTTGGGAAGCTGATGCTCTACCAACTGAGCTATTCCCGCAGGTGGTTTTCGGTCTTATTCCAGCGCCTTTTCCCTGTCAATCACCGGCTTTTTCTCGACCCTGGACAAGAGCCCGTGCTATCGGCGTACAATACTCGGAACATAATACAGGTTCAAGGAGCCGCTCCAAGCTATGTTTTCGCCACGGAAGTCGTTGTTGCCTTTATTTCTTATTTTACCCCTCCTCACGACCCAAATCCCCGATCAAGCCCTGGCCCAAAGCTCCGGCGGCAAGTCAGCCAAGGCCAACGAGGCGCGCAAGACCGGCTTCGTCGGCGACCCCGCCCGCAAGCGCGGCATCGAGATCGGCTACGACCTTGGCAAAAAGGCCGGCAAGGCCGACCTCGAGCAAAAGC includes the following:
- a CDS encoding helix-turn-helix domain-containing protein, whose product is MAIIKVMELTFGENLRLMRVRAGKTAKEVAALAVTDDHPNGFHDATICKWEKTVRSWKSLPFAWIEALAAAIGCPVDDLKKEKAA
- a CDS encoding helix-turn-helix domain-containing protein: MIEKKPSPLLQKIFEVRKAKGITLKQLGKVIGNISESGASSVENGDVPLKAEYLPAVAKLLGVKVWELFSSYDPRDLGPLQDEEKSLVLNFRGIDSPKNRKIILETAEEFAKIGK